The Clostridium beijerinckii genomic sequence ATTGCTATCAATTGTTGCTTTCCCTGTTCCAGGCGTTACTGACCAAGTCACACTTTTACTAGTTGCCCCTGTTGGTTCAAAACTTGCAGTCATTTTTAATGTTCCGCCATCCGCTATTTCATTTCCACTTCCATCTGGCGCATTAACTGTAATTTTAGTAATTTTAACTTGTGGAATTACTTTTACTGTTATATATTTGCTAATTCCTTTTCCATTATCTGCAGTAGCTATCACCTTAACATCTCCAGAAGATACTCCTGTTAATAATCCTGAAGAGGTAATTGTTGCTGTTCCCGTTCCATTGGAAACAGACCAGTTCACTATTTTATATGTTGCATTATTGGGATCTACACTAGCGCTCATCTGCAATGTTCCACCAACCACTACTTCTGGAGCTTCATCAGGACTTATTATTATGTCTGTTACATTTGTAATTTGTCCAGCTATTCTTACAGTTGCACTTCCAATTGCGGTTGTGCCATCTGCATTTATTACACTTGCTTTTACTGTAACTGTTCCATTAGTCACTCCTCTTATATTTATAGAACTTCCTACTGTTCCACCTTCAATCTTAGCACTTCCGCCATCACTTCCACTAATAACTTCCCAATTTACAGCTTCTGATTTTGTGGTAGCATAACTTGGCAATAAACTAGCTATCAATTCAAGTGTTCCATCATCTTCTGGTATTGATAAAGCCACTCCATCCTTTGTTGCTATATTAATCTTGGTTGCAGCTATATTACTATCTATGCCACTTATAGTGACTTCAATAGTACCACTAATACCAGATCCATCAGTAGCGATCGCTTTTACTGTTACTTTTCCATTTGATTTTGGAGTTAATTCACCAGTATTGGCATCAATTGTAGCACTTCCTGTGTTATTCTCAACAGACCATGCTACCGCACCATTAGTTGGATTTTTTGGTAATACAGTTTTATTCATGGTTACTTTTCCAGTTCCTGTTACTGAATCTGGTCCATCTATAGTAATTTTAGAAACCTTAATTTTTTGACCAATTATAGTAACATCTTTAGTTGCAACTACTCCACTACCATCCAATGCTTCTGCTTGTACAGTTACTGGTGTTCCATTTGTATTTGTTACCGCCTTTAAAAGTCCAGTTGAACTATTAATTGTGGCTTTGTCTTCTCCAGACTTAATCGACCATTTTACTGATTTGTTAGTTGCAGTAGTTGGAGTTATATTTAAGTTCAATTGTAATGTTCCACCATCTTCTGTAATTGCAAAATCAGTTTTAGTTGTAGTAATCTCCATATCGGTTACCAATATCTTTGTACTTTGTCCGCTTATCGTTACTGTCATACTTCCAACAACATTATTATTTGAAGTTGCTTTTACTGTAACTGTTCCATTAGATATTGCCTTTAAAAGCCCAGTTGAAGAATCAATAGATGCGCTTCCTGTATTATTTTGAACTTCCCAAGTTACACCCTGATTGCTTGCATCTTCTGGAGACACACTTGCCTTCATTTGAAGAGTTCCTCCATCAGTTGTTATTGTTGATTCTCCTGATTGACCACTTACTGTAACCTTACTTACTGGAACCACTACATCTGTGTTTGTAACTGTAACTACCTTTGTTCCACTTACATCAGAGCCGTCCTTTGCAGTTGCCTTCACCATAACTGTACCAGCTGATACTCCAGTCAATACTCCATTGCTATCAATAGTTGCTTTTCCAGTTTCATCAGAAACAGACCATGTCACATCTGCATTAGTAACATTACTTGGTGATACTTCTGCTGTCATTGTAACTGATTTATTTACAGTAACATTTGAGTTTCCTTTTATATTAATATCTTCTACATAAACTGATGTATCTTCTTTCCATTGTGCATATAATATTATATCTTCTTCTACTTTTATACTATCATCTGCATCGTAGCTCTTTCCAGATCCATTGCTTTTAGCATTCCATCCTGCAAAAATACGTCCATCCTTAGTTGGCTTATATAAGTCAAATGACTTACCATATTTAACAGTTTTAGTTTTAAGCTCTGATCCATCTGAATCTTTAAGTAAAACTTTAAAGCTTCTTCCTTCATTTGGATTGTCATCCGATTCAGTTTTATCCTCAATAACTTCATTAAATTTCGAGTCAGTTGGAGAGGTAATTACCTTATTGTCAGTATTCTTCAATACCTGAATGCAATTTCCTGAATCATCATACTCTTTTTCTGGAGTTGGCATTTTAGTTCCAACGACTTCTCCATCATAACCAATAGTGTAAAACTCTCCATTTATAACTGTATTATTTGTCTTTATCGCTCCGTTATCGTCAAAAATATAAACTTTTCCTGAGATATTAACAATTCCTGTTTGAATTACACCACTTGAATCTGCATAATACCATTTCTTATTATAATTAATCCACCCAGTTTTCAGTGCTCCATCATTTTGCAAGAAGTACCATGAAGAGCCTGCTTTGATCCATCCTGTTTGCATTTTCCCATTTCCATCAAAATAATATATCTGTCCGTCAATCCTCTTCCATCCTGTAACTTTTTGATTATCTTGCATATAATAAAAATTCCCTTGATAATCATTTACCCATTCGGCTGAAGCCCTTAATGGAATTAGAGTGAATAATGTCATAGAAATGGTAATTGCTGAAATTATTTTATTTATAAACTTCCATTTCATCAAATCTACCCCTATCTTATATTTTTCATAGTACCTTATATTAAAAAGTACTTTTGTCTTACCATAATTCAAACAACTATTATAATAAAATTTAACAGAGATAATATGTACTTTTGAACAATTGAATTCTTATCACACAATTATCCAAATAATATTCCTGAATTTATCTTATTACTCTATTTATTATCGAAGCTTTTTTGAATAACTATATAGATATAATACCATTTTACATTAAATATCCCATATTGAGTATAATTTAAAAATCTAAGGAGGAAGGTTGCCGTCTTCCCCCTTAGATTTAATTCATGACTTCAATTAATATAAGGTTCCATCTGAACCAAACACATATTTTGTTCCATCTATATATCTTGATCCCGTTACCATTTCTCCATTAATATTAAAATAATAGTTTTTACCATCAATAACTACCCATTCATTTTTTTTCATTACACCCGTACCTTCATCTAAATAATACCAATTATTCTTAGAATAAATCCATCCTGTTTTCATTGAGCCATCATCATTTGAATAATACCAATTTCCATTAGCTCTAAACCAACCTATCTGCATTTCTCCTGATGTATTCTTAAAATAGTACCAGTTACTGCCCAAGTTAAGCCAATCACTAGCCGCCTGTCCATTATCTTTTAAATAATACCATTTTTCATTAGACGATTTCCAAGTTGAAGTTGACATTGATCCATCATTATTAAAATAATACCAGTACTCATCAACTTTAAACCAATCCTTTACCATCTTCCCATCAGCTTTTAAGTAATAATATTTACCATTATAATTGACCCACTCCATCTTTTTAACGGCTCCATCTTCACCAACATAATACCAATCATCACCATCTTGTACCCATTGGTTAAACAGTTCACAGCCCTTTTTCTTATCGAAGTAGCACTTCTTACCATCTACAATCTGCCAACCTGTTTCCATGGCCCCATCAATTCTATTAAAATAATATATTTTTCCATTTATCTTTTGTACACCTTTTAAACTAACTCCATCTTTATCATAATAATATATATATCCATCATGTTTTCCCCAGCCTTTATCATTATCATACCTATCAAACACTTTATCCCAAGCATCATCAACATCATTATTCTTATCTTTAAGAGCATCAGTAAGATCATCTAAGGAGTCATTTATGTCATTTATCCCATCACTTATTCCATCTATAGTTTTATCAAACTCATTTTTACCTTTATCTATCAAGCCGCCAATTTGAGTATTTATATCTGGAATCATATTGTATGTCCCACTTTTTATCATTCCCTTTATCTTATCCCCAACATTACCTAGATTAACTCCATCAATCATCTTATCTAATAAATTCTTTTCGTAATCTCCAACTACAACAGCATATTTATAACTTTTATTTGCTGTGATATCTCCGTTTTTAGTTAATGATAAGCTTAAAATAGAGAATTTAGTTCCATCTATATCCAAAGGAAAACTTAAGCTGCCACTCAAATTAGTAACACCATTAAAATCAATAATATTTAAATCTTTATTTATTTTATCTGAATCTCCCTGTTTTGCCTTTAACATATTATAAATTGGGTTATTAATTACATATACCTTGTTGTTTACGGAATCAATAACATTGATACTCATACCATCACCAATAACTTTAGAACCATTATCTAAATTAATTACTTTTGAATAAGCCGTTGTACCTACTGCTGGATTAAATGTCAATGAAGGAACTATATCAATGCTGCTGTAAGATGCATTCCTCACATTAGCACTATAAGTATTTACGCAATATGCGCCATTTCCTACCACAGTATTAACTATTGATCCCACTAACCCCTTTACCACAAAGGCCTGAGCTATAACATCACCTGAATTATTTTTCCCAGTATACTGATATATAGGGATATTCTGAAATCTGCTCTTAATAGCACTTGGTAATGCTGCTTGTAAGTTTTTCTCCACTATAGGTTCGATTACGTTTTTAAGCGTTTCCTCTGGTATAGTACCTCCTGTAGCCGATTCTGCCTTCGATACAACTGCATTTGTTATTGGATCTTTCAAAACCTCATAAACTTGTGCTGAAATTTCATCAACTAGCGAACCCGACAGATTGTACGATAACTTGCCACATTCCTCATTGTCGATTGACTTTGCTCCTTTGCTGCTAAACATCAATTTTACTCCATTTTCTAACTGAGGGTTTATAGTTGTGTTTTCAGCCATTCCTATAAGAGTATCTCCATCAGGAACCATTGATCCTATATCAATTCCAGAAAGAGCCACATTATTAGTTTGGGGATTCAAAATTATTTTCGAAATATCGTTAGTCTCTGCTTTAACTGGAGTACTAAAAACACTATTTGGTATTGTAGCTATAATACTTGTCCCAATTAATATAAGTGCTAATATTTTATTAATTCTTCTTATCATGCCAATCGCCTCCAAAATATCTATATATATTATATCATTTATACTGATGAGTTTAAATATTCTAACAATATATAGATATTTTTAATGTGCATTATATGATGTAAAATTCATTAGCCAAATAGCTCTAATTACATAATTAATGATATAACTATGTTTACGAATTTAGTTATAAATATCCGCATAAAAATAACCATATCGTGATATAAAAATTATATCTTTGATATAGTTATTCTAAAACTCTTTAATTAATTTATTCTTTAAATATTTATTATTATTATTTTAATTTAAATTTTTGTACTAATTCAGTTAAATGCATTGCTATCTGAGCTTGCTGAGTTGCTGCATTGGCTACTTGCGATATAGCTGCTGAACTAGTCTCTATTTCTGATTGTATTTTCTCACTATTTACAGAAGATTTTTGAACATCTGCCGCTGTACTTTGAAGTGCTTCATTTATCTGCTCAACTGTAGCTTCAACCTCTTGAGCCATTGATACTAGTTCCTCTGACATTGAGCTTACAAAATCACCATCATTACTATACTTTTCTCCAATCTTAGCATAATCCTGTAACTGCTTATTAACTTCACTCGACATAAAGTTAAGTATATCATTACTGTTATCTGAAAGATTTTTAACTGCATCCTGTATCTTAGATATTGTATCTTGGATTGTAAAAACAGTTTGGGAAGATTCCTCTGCAAGTTTTCTAATTTCTTCTGCAACAACCGCAAAACCTTTTCCTGATTCTCCTGCTCTAGCCGCTTCTATTGCTGCATTTAGTGCCAAAAGATTAGTTTGCTCCGCAATATCAGCTATAGCCCCAGCCATAACTTTAACTTCCTCAACAACTCTTGCATCTTCAATTGCCTTTATTATATCCTTTTCTTTTTGTTCTCTTATTTGTGTTGTATTTGCAATAGCAATTTTACTATCTTCCTTAACTTTTTCAGCTCTTCTTTTAATCTTCTCAGCATTTGTACTTCCATCGGCTGCTTTATTTGCCAAGCTTTCCATGCTGGAATTAACTTCTTCAATAGAAGCAGCAATCTCTTCTGCCGTTGCACTTGTTTCCGTCATTGTAACATTTATATTTTTGGATGAATTATCAACTTCATCAAGCTTGGCTGATACTTCTTCTACATTCGCAGATAGTTCCTGACTTAATCCACTCATA encodes the following:
- a CDS encoding Ig-like domain-containing protein, producing MKWKFINKIISAITISMTLFTLIPLRASAEWVNDYQGNFYYMQDNQKVTGWKRIDGQIYYFDGNGKMQTGWIKAGSSWYFLQNDGALKTGWINYNKKWYYADSSGVIQTGIVNISGKVYIFDDNGAIKTNNTVINGEFYTIGYDGEVVGTKMPTPEKEYDDSGNCIQVLKNTDNKVITSPTDSKFNEVIEDKTESDDNPNEGRSFKVLLKDSDGSELKTKTVKYGKSFDLYKPTKDGRIFAGWNAKSNGSGKSYDADDSIKVEEDIILYAQWKEDTSVYVEDINIKGNSNVTVNKSVTMTAEVSPSNVTNADVTWSVSDETGKATIDSNGVLTGVSAGTVMVKATAKDGSDVSGTKVVTVTNTDVVVPVSKVTVSGQSGESTITTDGGTLQMKASVSPEDASNQGVTWEVQNNTGSASIDSSTGLLKAISNGTVTVKATSNNNVVGSMTVTISGQSTKILVTDMEITTTKTDFAITEDGGTLQLNLNITPTTATNKSVKWSIKSGEDKATINSSTGLLKAVTNTNGTPVTVQAEALDGSGVVATKDVTIIGQKIKVSKITIDGPDSVTGTGKVTMNKTVLPKNPTNGAVAWSVENNTGSATIDANTGELTPKSNGKVTVKAIATDGSGISGTIEVTISGIDSNIAATKINIATKDGVALSIPEDDGTLELIASLLPSYATTKSEAVNWEVISGSDGGSAKIEGGTVGSSINIRGVTNGTVTVKASVINADGTTAIGSATVRIAGQITNVTDIIISPDEAPEVVVGGTLQMSASVDPNNATYKIVNWSVSNGTGTATITSSGLLTGVSSGDVKVIATADNGKGISKYITVKVIPQVKITKITVNAPDGSGNEIADGGTLKMTASFEPTGATSKSVTWSVTPGTGKATIDSNGLLTAVSNGTVTVNATATDGSKVVGSLPITISGKVGTITVAGTGNISTIVIPNGTLQMLATVGPTDAVNKTIAWSVTPATGKATIDSNGILTAVSNGTVTVNATATDGSGIVGQSVVTINAASGITINQLSGTPVAVGNTVKFKSDMIPTSVVGKKVVWSVSNIDGTNTDLATINSTGDLTADLTALKQGSVNIKATLDDGSGISVTKTIIINPNS
- a CDS encoding N-acetylmuramoyl-L-alanine amidase family protein → MIRRINKILALILIGTSIIATIPNSVFSTPVKAETNDISKIILNPQTNNVALSGIDIGSMVPDGDTLIGMAENTTINPQLENGVKLMFSSKGAKSIDNEECGKLSYNLSGSLVDEISAQVYEVLKDPITNAVVSKAESATGGTIPEETLKNVIEPIVEKNLQAALPSAIKSRFQNIPIYQYTGKNNSGDVIAQAFVVKGLVGSIVNTVVGNGAYCVNTYSANVRNASYSSIDIVPSLTFNPAVGTTAYSKVINLDNGSKVIGDGMSINVIDSVNNKVYVINNPIYNMLKAKQGDSDKINKDLNIIDFNGVTNLSGSLSFPLDIDGTKFSILSLSLTKNGDITANKSYKYAVVVGDYEKNLLDKMIDGVNLGNVGDKIKGMIKSGTYNMIPDINTQIGGLIDKGKNEFDKTIDGISDGINDINDSLDDLTDALKDKNNDVDDAWDKVFDRYDNDKGWGKHDGYIYYYDKDGVSLKGVQKINGKIYYFNRIDGAMETGWQIVDGKKCYFDKKKGCELFNQWVQDGDDWYYVGEDGAVKKMEWVNYNGKYYYLKADGKMVKDWFKVDEYWYYFNNDGSMSTSTWKSSNEKWYYLKDNGQAASDWLNLGSNWYYFKNTSGEMQIGWFRANGNWYYSNDDGSMKTGWIYSKNNWYYLDEGTGVMKKNEWVVIDGKNYYFNINGEMVTGSRYIDGTKYVFGSDGTLY
- a CDS encoding methyl-accepting chemotaxis protein, yielding MNKEKKNVSLKVKLQVSYVIMSILVFISGIVNFKQLSDIKNGIANGDTLARDITTTVVVCIISIIAAIFAGFYMHKNIISRLNTLQKFAMKLASYDFSEGVEITKYDEIGATARELNIAQENVKNLISTILNEACNMSGLSQELSANVEEVSAKLDEVDNSSKNINVTMTETSATAEEIAASIEEVNSSMESLANKAADGSTNAEKIKRRAEKVKEDSKIAIANTTQIREQKEKDIIKAIEDARVVEEVKVMAGAIADIAEQTNLLALNAAIEAARAGESGKGFAVVAEEIRKLAEESSQTVFTIQDTISKIQDAVKNLSDNSNDILNFMSSEVNKQLQDYAKIGEKYSNDGDFVSSMSEELVSMAQEVEATVEQINEALQSTAADVQKSSVNSEKIQSEIETSSAAISQVANAATQQAQIAMHLTELVQKFKLK